A stretch of the Ensifer sp. PDNC004 genome encodes the following:
- a CDS encoding alkaline phosphatase, with product MADILKTLSRRSFLLSAGAAGFVASSGLATPFYARGYGRPEFIHGVQSGDVDTSSGMIWTRVDRPSKVSVEYSTTESFSNSFRLADLTATPQTDCAVKCSLDGLLPDQDIFYRFTATDLYDVNRVSEPVTGRFRTAPLRKRSIRFVWSGDTAGQGWGIDDVGMKTYSTMRQHEPDFFIHSGDTIYADNPIPDEIKLRDGGIWKNRVVTHEKRDVARTLEEYRGQWKYNLLDEHVRQLNAVCPTFYQWDDHEVLNNWSASTDLSDDARYPDKDIAVYAERAARAFNEMTPIRNVATQPGRIFRKIAYGPMLDVFFVDLRSYRGANQEDGGGALFGWRQVDWLKRELAASRATWKVIACDMPIGLIVWDDYTNRRGSDAIANGDNGAPQGREREFADLLRFIRDNGIDNLVWLTADVHYTAAHHYDPGRAAFKDFTPFWEFVSGPLHSGTYGPKELDMTFGPEVRFIKASGGGIDSNLPPSAGLQFFGIVDINGQTQQMTVRLMDRQDQELWRVTLDPAAIA from the coding sequence TTGGCCGATATCCTCAAGACGCTTTCAAGGCGTTCTTTCCTGCTTTCCGCCGGTGCCGCGGGCTTCGTGGCCTCATCCGGTCTCGCGACACCCTTTTATGCGCGCGGCTACGGGCGGCCGGAATTCATTCATGGCGTGCAATCGGGCGATGTCGACACATCCTCCGGCATGATCTGGACGCGAGTGGATCGTCCGTCGAAGGTGTCGGTCGAATATTCGACCACCGAGAGCTTCTCCAATTCCTTTCGCCTTGCCGATCTGACCGCGACGCCGCAGACGGACTGTGCGGTCAAGTGCTCGCTCGATGGGTTGCTGCCGGACCAGGACATCTTCTATCGCTTCACCGCCACGGATCTCTACGACGTGAACCGCGTCTCCGAGCCGGTCACCGGCCGGTTCCGCACGGCCCCCTTGCGCAAGCGCTCGATCCGCTTCGTCTGGTCAGGCGATACCGCCGGGCAGGGCTGGGGCATCGACGATGTCGGCATGAAGACCTATTCGACGATGCGCCAGCACGAGCCGGACTTCTTCATTCATTCCGGCGACACGATCTATGCGGACAACCCGATCCCCGACGAGATCAAGCTTCGCGATGGCGGCATCTGGAAGAACCGGGTGGTGACGCATGAGAAACGTGACGTGGCGCGCACGCTGGAAGAATATCGTGGGCAATGGAAATACAATCTGCTCGATGAGCACGTGCGGCAGCTGAACGCCGTCTGCCCGACCTTCTATCAATGGGACGACCACGAGGTGCTGAACAACTGGTCGGCCTCGACCGACCTTAGCGACGATGCGCGTTATCCCGACAAGGATATCGCCGTCTATGCCGAGCGGGCGGCACGGGCGTTCAACGAGATGACGCCGATCCGCAACGTCGCGACGCAGCCCGGCCGCATCTTCCGCAAGATCGCCTATGGTCCCATGCTCGACGTGTTTTTCGTCGACCTCAGATCCTATCGTGGCGCCAACCAGGAAGACGGCGGCGGCGCGCTGTTCGGCTGGCGACAGGTCGACTGGCTAAAGCGCGAGTTGGCTGCCTCGCGAGCCACCTGGAAAGTGATCGCCTGCGACATGCCGATCGGTCTCATCGTCTGGGACGATTACACCAACCGGCGCGGTTCGGACGCGATCGCCAATGGCGATAATGGCGCGCCTCAAGGGCGCGAGCGCGAGTTTGCCGATCTTCTGCGCTTCATCCGCGACAACGGCATCGACAATCTCGTCTGGCTGACGGCGGACGTGCACTACACCGCCGCGCATCACTACGATCCGGGTCGCGCCGCCTTCAAGGATTTCACGCCGTTCTGGGAGTTCGTGTCCGGGCCGCTGCATTCCGGCACCTATGGGCCGAAGGAGCTCGACATGACCTTCGGGCCGGAGGTCCGCTTCATCAAGGCGTCCGGCGGCGGCATCGACAGCAACCTGCCGCCATCGGCCGGCCTGCAGTTCTTCGGCATCGTCGATATCAACGGCCAGACGCAGCAAATGACGGTGCGGCTGATGGACCGGCAGGACCAGGAACTCTGGCGCGTGACGCTCGATCCGGCCGCAATTGCATGA
- the typA gene encoding translational GTPase TypA — MSIRNIAIIAHVDHGKTTLVDELLKQSGSFRENQRVAERVMDSNDIEKERGITILAKATSVEWKGTRINIVDTPGHADFGGEVERILSMVDGAIVLVDASEGPMPQTKFVVGKALKVGLKPIVAINKIDRPDGRHEEVINEVFDLFANLDASDEQLDFPILYGSGRDGWMNVNPEGPKDQGMAPLLDLVLKHVPEPTVAEGPFRMIGTILEANPFLGRIITGRVHSGSVKPNQAVKVLGQDGKLLESGRISKILAFRGIERQPIEEAHAGDIVAIAGLTKGTVADTFCDPSVAEALTAQPIDPPTVTMSFIVNDSPLAGTEGDKVTSRVIRDRLFKEAEGNVALKIEESSEKDSFFVSGRGELQLAVLIETMRREGFELAVSRPRVVMHKDDNGQLLEPIEEVVIDVDEEHSGVVVQKMSERKAEMVELRPSGGNRVRLVFFAPTRGLIGYQSELLTDTRGTAIMNRLFHAYQPYKGEIGGRVNGVLLSNDAGESVAYAMFNLEDRGPMIIDAGEKVYAGMIIGIHTRDNDLEVNVLKGKKLTNMRAAGKDEAVRLTPPIRMTLERALSWIQDDELVEVTPKSIRLRKLHLDPNDRKRFEKARTAGAA; from the coding sequence ATGAGCATTCGTAACATCGCGATTATCGCGCACGTCGACCATGGGAAAACGACCCTTGTTGACGAGCTCCTGAAGCAGTCGGGCTCGTTCCGCGAAAACCAGCGCGTTGCCGAACGCGTCATGGACTCCAACGACATCGAAAAAGAACGCGGCATCACCATTCTCGCCAAGGCGACCTCGGTCGAGTGGAAGGGAACGCGCATCAACATCGTCGATACCCCCGGCCACGCCGACTTCGGCGGTGAAGTCGAGCGCATCCTGTCGATGGTGGATGGCGCCATCGTTCTCGTCGACGCTTCCGAAGGCCCGATGCCGCAGACGAAGTTCGTCGTCGGTAAGGCCTTGAAGGTCGGTCTGAAGCCGATCGTCGCCATCAACAAGATCGACCGCCCGGATGGTCGCCACGAAGAAGTCATCAACGAAGTCTTCGACCTCTTCGCCAACCTCGACGCTTCCGACGAGCAGCTCGACTTCCCGATCCTCTACGGTTCGGGCCGCGATGGCTGGATGAACGTCAACCCGGAAGGTCCGAAGGACCAGGGCATGGCGCCGTTGCTCGACCTGGTGCTTAAGCACGTGCCGGAGCCGACGGTTGCCGAAGGCCCGTTCCGCATGATCGGCACGATCCTTGAAGCCAACCCCTTCCTTGGCCGTATCATCACCGGCCGCGTTCACTCGGGCTCGGTCAAGCCGAACCAGGCCGTCAAGGTGCTCGGCCAGGATGGCAAGCTGCTCGAAAGCGGTCGTATCTCGAAGATCCTCGCCTTCCGCGGCATCGAGCGTCAGCCGATCGAAGAAGCGCACGCGGGCGACATCGTCGCGATCGCCGGCCTTACCAAGGGCACCGTCGCCGACACCTTCTGCGACCCGAGCGTTGCCGAAGCGCTGACCGCCCAGCCGATCGACCCGCCGACCGTTACCATGTCCTTCATCGTCAACGACTCGCCGCTCGCCGGCACCGAAGGCGACAAGGTCACGAGCCGCGTCATCCGCGATCGCCTGTTCAAGGAAGCCGAAGGCAACGTTGCGCTGAAGATCGAAGAATCCTCGGAAAAGGACTCCTTCTTCGTGTCGGGCCGCGGCGAACTGCAGCTTGCGGTTCTGATCGAAACCATGCGCCGCGAAGGCTTCGAACTTGCCGTTTCGCGTCCGCGCGTCGTCATGCACAAGGATGACAACGGCCAGCTGCTCGAGCCGATCGAAGAAGTCGTCATCGACGTTGACGAAGAGCATTCGGGCGTCGTCGTGCAGAAGATGTCCGAGCGCAAGGCCGAAATGGTCGAGCTGCGTCCGTCCGGCGGCAACCGCGTCCGTCTGGTGTTCTTCGCTCCGACCCGCGGCCTCATCGGCTACCAGTCGGAACTTCTGACCGACACCCGCGGCACGGCGATCATGAACCGCCTGTTCCACGCCTACCAGCCCTACAAGGGTGAGATCGGTGGTCGCGTCAACGGCGTTCTCCTGTCGAACGACGCCGGTGAATCGGTTGCCTACGCGATGTTCAACCTGGAAGACCGCGGCCCGATGATCATCGACGCCGGCGAGAAGGTCTATGCCGGCATGATCATCGGCATCCACACCCGCGACAACGACCTCGAAGTGAACGTTCTCAAGGGCAAGAAGCTCACCAACATGCGCGCCGCCGGCAAGGACGAAGCTGTTCGCCTGACGCCGCCGATCCGCATGACGCTTGAGCGCGCGCTCTCCTGGATCCAGGACGACGAGCTCGTCGAAGTGACGCCGAAGTCGATCCGTCTGCGCAAGCTGCACCTCGACCCGAACGATCGCAAGCGCTTCGAAAAGGCCCGCACGGCCGGCGCTGCCTGA
- a CDS encoding GNAT family N-acetyltransferase: MKTVSIEIRPGEPQEASAIADVHRVSWLQTYGGLIPHRPLVQMVNRRDETWWRKATRGPATLLVVDVAGTIAGYATLGLSRAKALPQEGEIYEIYLRPEYQGIGLGRILFGEAKSLLRSLGCRGLVVWCLEDSEHAYQFFQGAGGIDIAEGMEDFGDKHLKKVGFAWN, encoded by the coding sequence ATGAAGACTGTTTCGATAGAGATTCGGCCCGGGGAGCCGCAGGAAGCGTCGGCAATTGCCGATGTGCACCGCGTTTCGTGGCTGCAGACCTATGGCGGTCTCATCCCCCATCGTCCGCTCGTTCAGATGGTCAATCGCCGCGACGAGACCTGGTGGCGCAAGGCGACCCGCGGGCCTGCCACGCTGCTCGTCGTTGACGTGGCCGGAACCATCGCCGGCTATGCAACGCTCGGCCTCAGCCGGGCCAAGGCCCTGCCGCAGGAAGGCGAGATCTACGAGATCTACCTTCGGCCGGAATACCAGGGCATCGGCCTCGGGCGTATCCTCTTCGGCGAGGCCAAGAGCCTGCTGCGTTCGCTCGGCTGCCGTGGCCTCGTCGTCTGGTGCCTCGAGGACAGCGAGCATGCCTACCAGTTCTTCCAGGGTGCCGGCGGTATCGACATCGCCGAAGGCATGGAAGATTTCGGCGACAAGCACCTGAAGAAGGTCGGCTTCGCCTGGAACTAG
- the ppa gene encoding inorganic diphosphatase: protein MRIDAISIGKNPPEDVNVIVEVPVGGHPIKYEMDKEAGTLVVDRFLYTPMTYPGNYGFVPHTLSDDGDPIDVLICNTRPLVPGCVINVRPIGVMMMEDNSGKDEKIIAVPSAHLTQRYDKVHEYTDLPEITLKQIEHFFEHYKDLEPGKWVKIFGWKDASVAKQLIAEAVERAKGAK from the coding sequence ATGCGCATCGACGCGATTTCCATCGGAAAGAATCCACCAGAAGATGTCAACGTGATCGTTGAAGTTCCCGTCGGCGGCCATCCGATCAAGTACGAGATGGACAAGGAAGCCGGCACGCTGGTTGTCGACCGCTTCCTCTACACGCCGATGACCTATCCGGGCAACTACGGCTTCGTGCCGCACACGCTCTCGGACGATGGCGACCCGATCGACGTTCTGATCTGCAACACCCGTCCGCTGGTTCCCGGCTGCGTCATCAACGTCCGCCCGATCGGCGTGATGATGATGGAAGACAACTCCGGCAAGGACGAAAAGATCATCGCCGTTCCGTCGGCTCATCTGACCCAGCGCTACGACAAGGTTCACGAATACACCGACCTGCCCGAAATCACGCTGAAGCAGATCGAGCACTTCTTCGAGCACTACAAGGATCTGGAGCCCGGCAAGTGGGTGAAGATCTTCGGCTGGAAGGACGCTTCCGTCGCCAAGCAGCTGATCGCGGAAGCGGTTGAGCGCGCCAAGGGCGCCAAGTAA
- a CDS encoding DUF167 domain-containing protein, with product MASKAFTAHGDHIRLTVRLTPNGGRDAIDGVEAAADGDEHLKVRVSAVPEKGKANQALLAFLAKKLGLAKSKLSLISGETQRKKILRIEGDPEDLIRRLAELAGR from the coding sequence ATGGCCAGCAAGGCCTTCACCGCGCACGGCGATCACATTCGCCTGACGGTGCGCCTGACGCCGAATGGCGGCCGCGATGCCATTGATGGCGTGGAAGCGGCTGCCGACGGAGACGAACACCTGAAGGTTCGCGTCAGCGCGGTTCCGGAGAAGGGCAAGGCCAACCAGGCCCTGCTTGCCTTTCTCGCCAAGAAGCTCGGGCTCGCCAAGAGCAAGCTCTCCCTCATCTCAGGCGAAACACAGCGCAAAAAAATCCTCCGGATCGAGGGCGACCCGGAGGATTTGATAAGGCGTCTTGCCGAACTGGCCGGCAGATAA
- a CDS encoding YggT family protein, whose amino-acid sequence MLAVIGTLNFIINIAWFLVIASAIFSWLYAFNVINVNNQAINMIGRSLYQLTEPLYRPIRRVLPDMGGVDLSPLVVLVILYFIQLFLNTTIAPALLG is encoded by the coding sequence ATGCTTGCTGTCATCGGCACTTTGAACTTCATCATCAACATCGCGTGGTTTCTGGTCATCGCGTCGGCCATCTTTTCCTGGCTCTACGCGTTCAACGTCATCAACGTGAACAACCAGGCGATCAACATGATCGGCCGCTCGCTCTACCAGCTGACCGAGCCGCTCTATCGCCCGATCCGCCGCGTGCTTCCCGACATGGGCGGCGTCGACCTGTCGCCGCTGGTCGTGCTGGTGATCCTCTATTTCATCCAGCTCTTCCTCAACACCACGATCGCGCCGGCCCTGCTTGGCTAA
- a CDS encoding MFS transporter has translation MSAVHASHRFAAFRHVGYRRYFFSRFLAYFAIQIISVAVGWQIYDLTRDPFDLGLIGLFQFLPSLVLILVTGSVADRYNRRMIMGVCMVVSTLCAAALLALTVTGLFSPWPVYAVLVVFGIERAFLAPASQSLAPNLVPPEDLPNAIAWNSTSWQTAMIVGPVAGGLIYALGAVFPYAIGFCFFLASAFMVFAIPKPATRTAPSAQSWQTITAGFRYIKAEKVVLGAISLDLFAVLLGGAVALMPVFARDILDLGPWGLGLLRAAPGIGAVAMAVWLAAHPIRHRAGFYMFLGVALFGLGTVVFGLSATPWISIGALVVMGAADMVSVYVRETLITLWTPDELRGRVNAVNMVFIGASNELGEFRAGMMASGFGGVFAVVFGGMGTLLVSGLWALGFPQLRKIDTLDVPDHHK, from the coding sequence ATGTCCGCCGTTCATGCCTCGCATCGTTTTGCCGCCTTTCGGCATGTCGGCTATCGCCGCTATTTCTTTTCCCGCTTCCTCGCTTACTTCGCGATCCAGATCATCTCGGTCGCCGTCGGCTGGCAGATCTATGATCTGACGCGCGATCCTTTCGATCTCGGCCTGATCGGTCTCTTCCAGTTTTTGCCGTCGCTGGTGTTGATCCTCGTCACCGGATCCGTGGCGGACCGCTACAACCGGCGCATGATCATGGGTGTCTGCATGGTCGTCAGCACGCTTTGCGCGGCGGCGCTGCTCGCGCTCACGGTCACCGGGCTGTTTTCGCCCTGGCCGGTCTATGCGGTTCTCGTGGTCTTCGGCATCGAGCGCGCGTTCCTCGCGCCGGCGTCGCAATCGCTGGCGCCCAATCTCGTGCCGCCCGAGGACCTACCCAATGCGATCGCCTGGAACTCCACCTCCTGGCAGACCGCGATGATCGTCGGTCCGGTCGCGGGCGGCCTGATCTATGCGCTCGGCGCGGTCTTTCCCTATGCCATCGGCTTCTGCTTCTTCCTCGCCTCCGCATTCATGGTCTTTGCCATTCCGAAGCCGGCAACGCGCACCGCGCCCTCGGCGCAAAGCTGGCAGACGATCACGGCAGGCTTTCGCTACATCAAGGCGGAGAAGGTGGTGCTCGGCGCCATATCGCTCGACCTCTTTGCGGTGCTGCTCGGCGGCGCTGTGGCGCTGATGCCGGTCTTTGCCCGCGATATCCTCGACCTCGGCCCCTGGGGGCTCGGTCTCCTGCGTGCTGCCCCTGGTATCGGCGCCGTCGCCATGGCCGTCTGGCTTGCCGCCCATCCGATCCGACACCGCGCCGGCTTTTACATGTTCTTAGGGGTAGCGCTGTTCGGTCTCGGCACGGTCGTCTTCGGTCTTTCGGCAACGCCCTGGATCTCGATCGGAGCGCTTGTCGTGATGGGCGCTGCCGACATGGTCTCGGTCTATGTGCGCGAGACGCTGATCACGCTCTGGACGCCGGACGAGCTGCGCGGCCGGGTCAACGCCGTCAACATGGTCTTCATCGGCGCGTCGAACGAGCTTGGAGAATTCCGCGCCGGCATGATGGCGTCGGGTTTCGGCGGGGTCTTTGCCGTCGTCTTCGGCGGCATGGGCACGCTGCTCGTCTCAGGGCTCTGGGCGCTCGGCTTTCCGCAGTTGCGCAAGATCGACACGCTCGACGTGCCTGATCACCACAAGTAG
- a CDS encoding glutamine amidotransferase gives MPMPDDSARKPVLIILHQERSSAGRVGQILEQKGFGLDIRRPALGDDLPETLERHSGTIVFGGPMSANDEEEFVRREIDWLSVPLKENKPYLGICLGAQMLARNLGGSVAPHHEGMTEIGWYPLVATEAGKALMDWPAMVYHFHREGFDLPSGAELLATGDTYPNQAFRYGDNAWGIQFHGELTRAMMHRWVVHGAHRFEMPGAQVGKAHLDGRMQHDGPLRTWMENFLELIFMRNERKAESA, from the coding sequence ATGCCGATGCCCGACGACAGCGCGCGAAAACCCGTCCTGATCATCCTGCATCAGGAGCGATCGAGCGCCGGCCGCGTCGGCCAGATACTCGAACAAAAGGGTTTCGGGCTCGACATCCGTCGCCCGGCGCTTGGTGACGACCTGCCGGAAACGCTGGAACGGCACAGCGGCACGATCGTGTTCGGCGGTCCGATGAGCGCCAACGACGAGGAAGAGTTCGTCCGCCGCGAGATCGACTGGCTTTCCGTGCCGCTCAAGGAAAACAAGCCTTATCTCGGCATCTGCCTCGGCGCGCAGATGCTGGCGCGCAACCTCGGCGGCTCGGTGGCGCCGCATCACGAGGGCATGACCGAAATCGGCTGGTATCCGCTGGTTGCGACCGAAGCCGGCAAGGCGCTGATGGACTGGCCGGCCATGGTCTACCATTTCCATCGCGAGGGCTTCGACCTGCCCTCCGGCGCCGAACTGCTCGCAACCGGCGACACCTATCCCAACCAGGCCTTCCGCTATGGCGACAATGCCTGGGGCATCCAGTTCCACGGCGAGCTTACCCGCGCCATGATGCACCGCTGGGTCGTGCACGGCGCGCACCGCTTCGAGATGCCCGGCGCCCAGGTGGGCAAGGCCCATCTCGACGGCCGCATGCAGCACGACGGGCCGCTGCGCACCTGGATGGAAAACTTCCTGGAACTGATTTTCATGCGCAATGAACGAAAGGCGGAAAGCGCGTAA
- a CDS encoding TerB family tellurite resistance protein, producing the protein MFERLRTFLDGLTGPAKRIEHGDPRVAVIALCFQVMEADGRILASERRKMRKVIKEHYKLDDASLSALIEAGETAESEAIDFYQFTAELKRHLSEEQRVELVGMLWDVVYADGERSEMEDHVIWRIADLLGVSGRDRVLQRQEAAARSDTVEKAESQQDN; encoded by the coding sequence ATGTTTGAACGCTTACGGACGTTTCTCGATGGCCTGACCGGCCCGGCGAAGCGCATAGAGCATGGCGATCCGCGCGTGGCGGTCATCGCTCTCTGTTTCCAGGTGATGGAGGCCGACGGCCGGATCCTCGCGTCCGAACGGCGCAAGATGCGCAAGGTCATCAAGGAGCACTACAAGCTCGACGATGCCTCGCTCTCCGCCTTGATCGAAGCCGGCGAGACTGCCGAGAGCGAGGCGATCGACTTCTATCAATTTACCGCCGAGCTCAAGCGCCACCTCTCCGAGGAGCAGCGCGTCGAACTCGTCGGCATGCTCTGGGACGTCGTCTATGCCGATGGCGAGCGCAGCGAGATGGAAGATCACGTGATCTGGCGTATTGCCGATCTGCTCGGGGTCTCCGGTCGCGACCGGGTGCTGCAGCGCCAGGAGGCGGCAGCCAGAAGCGACACGGTCGAGAAAGCCGAGTCACAACAGGATAACTGA
- a CDS encoding heme biosynthesis protein HemY — protein MIRILIFILIVLGLGLGFAWLADRPGELSVVWQGQLIEMSLMRAASLLISLIAAVLIVVWLVRTIWLSPHTVTRYFRARKRDRGYQALSTGLIAAGAGDANLARKMTARTRGLISADQEPLIHLLEAQTALIEGKYDDARRKFELMADDPETRELGLRGLYLEAKRLGAHEAARQYAERAAEKSPHLPWAALATLDSQSQAGQWDDALRLLDQSRVAHVLDRKEADRKKAVLLTARAISKLDGDMKAARDDALAALKLDEHLVPAALTAAKALFREDNLRKGTAILEKNWKHEPHPDVARLYVRARGGDTAVDRLKRARKLEALKPNNAVAMAAVAEAALEARELLLARTKAEAAARLDPTESIFLLLADIEEADTGDEGRIRHWMAQALKSPRDPAWTADGVTSPTWLPVSPVSGRLDAFEWKAPPHTLSATVDHDQSNADEAIRSLPAVVEAHVHEPAPAARRSEAPVILEAEREEPRPIKVAERKAPEPIADKPPVKAEKEEAANGEHRPDPFFGRPPDDPGVRDPAAGEKAPEKTTFRLF, from the coding sequence ATGATCCGCATTCTGATTTTCATCCTGATCGTGCTTGGTCTCGGCCTCGGCTTCGCCTGGCTCGCCGACCGGCCGGGTGAACTCTCGGTCGTCTGGCAGGGCCAGCTGATCGAGATGAGCCTGATGCGCGCCGCATCGCTGCTGATCTCGCTGATTGCCGCGGTGCTGATCGTCGTCTGGCTGGTGCGCACCATCTGGCTCTCGCCGCACACGGTCACCCGCTATTTCCGAGCCCGCAAGCGCGACCGCGGCTACCAGGCACTGTCGACCGGCCTGATCGCCGCCGGCGCCGGTGACGCCAATCTTGCCCGCAAGATGACTGCCCGCACCCGTGGCCTGATCAGCGCCGACCAGGAACCGCTGATCCACCTGCTCGAAGCACAGACCGCGCTGATCGAAGGCAAGTACGACGATGCCCGCCGCAAGTTCGAGCTGATGGCCGACGATCCGGAGACGCGCGAACTCGGGCTCCGCGGCCTCTATCTAGAAGCCAAGCGCCTCGGCGCCCATGAGGCCGCCCGGCAATATGCCGAGCGCGCTGCCGAAAAGTCGCCGCACCTGCCCTGGGCAGCACTTGCGACCCTCGACAGCCAGAGCCAGGCCGGACAGTGGGACGATGCGCTGCGCCTGCTCGACCAGAGCCGTGTCGCCCATGTGCTCGACCGCAAGGAAGCCGACCGCAAGAAGGCAGTGCTCTTGACCGCCCGGGCCATCAGCAAGCTCGACGGCGACATGAAGGCGGCGCGCGACGACGCGCTTGCCGCGCTGAAGCTCGACGAACATCTGGTGCCGGCGGCGCTGACGGCCGCCAAGGCGCTGTTTCGCGAGGACAACCTGCGCAAGGGCACCGCGATCCTCGAAAAGAACTGGAAGCACGAGCCGCATCCGGACGTGGCACGGCTCTACGTGCGCGCCCGCGGCGGCGACACTGCCGTCGACCGGTTGAAACGGGCACGCAAGCTCGAAGCCTTGAAGCCCAACAATGCCGTGGCGATGGCCGCCGTCGCCGAGGCAGCACTCGAAGCGCGCGAGCTGCTTCTGGCCCGCACCAAGGCGGAAGCCGCCGCCCGGCTCGACCCGACCGAGAGCATCTTCCTGTTGCTTGCCGACATCGAAGAGGCCGACACCGGCGACGAGGGGCGCATCCGTCACTGGATGGCGCAGGCGCTGAAGAGCCCGCGCGATCCCGCCTGGACCGCCGATGGCGTGACCTCGCCGACCTGGCTGCCCGTCTCGCCGGTCAGTGGCCGTCTCGACGCCTTCGAATGGAAGGCGCCACCGCATACGCTTTCGGCCACGGTCGACCACGACCAGTCGAACGCCGACGAGGCGATCCGCAGCCTGCCCGCCGTGGTGGAGGCGCATGTGCACGAGCCCGCACCCGCAGCCCGGCGCAGCGAGGCACCCGTGATCCTGGAGGCCGAGCGCGAGGAGCCGCGTCCGATCAAGGTCGCCGAGCGCAAGGCGCCGGAGCCGATCGCCGACAAGCCTCCGGTCAAGGCGGAAAAGGAAGAGGCTGCGAATGGCGAGCACAGGCCCGATCCCTTCTTCGGCCGCCCGCCGGATGACCCCGGCGTGCGCGATCCGGCCGCTGGCGAGAAGGCTCCGGAAAAGACGACTTTCCGATTGTTCTGA
- a CDS encoding mitofilin family membrane protein produces the protein MVSENPPRRSKSEKEPLTIDLEAEKTVAEPAGPEATGETLADTATESASNKTETDEPVTDSSDNSAAGSRLDEEIEEQRADAAADAAAAAFAEEPPHVVTRDPEPTPRPKPVSNSGALAAGIVGGLVTLLGFGGLQYAGIVPGLGPTRGVEQNISGELQALRDQIAALPTPAAVVDNTALEGRIAALEQSASQPATNGAPSAAVETLKAEVDNLTKELAGLKTALADAQQAATAEKAELTSRIETAEQKLNEPVNDIQMAKAVAVTALKSAIDRGGPFLAELDALRSIAPDEQAVAALAQDAQVGVPTRTDLRREFPKTADSMLDALNQPDPNEGIFDRLVSSAMSGIRVRPVGSVEGETPEAVIARIEDKLNNGDLKGAALEWDGLPDAAKPVGEAYKAKLDQRLRVEAAIDAAVAATMAKPGTEG, from the coding sequence ATGGTATCGGAAAACCCGCCGCGCCGCTCGAAGTCCGAGAAGGAACCGCTGACGATCGACCTCGAAGCGGAGAAAACCGTTGCGGAACCGGCCGGCCCGGAAGCAACCGGCGAGACGCTGGCAGACACTGCGACCGAAAGCGCATCGAACAAGACCGAGACGGATGAACCGGTAACGGACAGCAGCGACAACAGCGCCGCCGGATCCCGCCTGGACGAAGAAATCGAGGAGCAGCGCGCCGATGCTGCCGCCGACGCGGCTGCGGCCGCCTTTGCCGAAGAGCCGCCGCACGTCGTGACGCGTGACCCGGAACCGACGCCACGGCCTAAACCGGTCTCCAATTCTGGAGCGCTCGCCGCCGGCATCGTCGGCGGTCTCGTGACGCTGCTTGGCTTCGGCGGCCTGCAATATGCCGGCATCGTCCCCGGGCTCGGGCCGACCCGCGGCGTCGAGCAGAACATTTCCGGCGAGCTGCAGGCCCTGCGCGACCAGATCGCGGCGCTGCCCACGCCCGCAGCCGTCGTCGACAACACCGCGCTCGAAGGTCGTATCGCCGCGCTCGAGCAGTCCGCCTCCCAGCCGGCCACAAACGGCGCACCCAGCGCCGCGGTCGAGACGCTGAAGGCGGAGGTCGATAATCTCACCAAGGAGCTCGCCGGCCTGAAGACGGCGCTCGCCGACGCGCAGCAGGCAGCAACCGCCGAGAAGGCGGAACTGACGAGCCGCATCGAGACCGCCGAGCAGAAGCTCAACGAGCCGGTCAACGATATCCAGATGGCGAAGGCCGTTGCGGTCACCGCACTGAAGTCGGCGATCGATCGCGGCGGGCCCTTCCTCGCCGAACTCGACGCGCTGCGCAGCATCGCGCCGGACGAACAGGCCGTCGCGGCGCTCGCCCAGGATGCCCAGGTCGGCGTGCCGACCCGCACGGATCTGCGCCGCGAATTCCCGAAAACCGCCGACTCCATGCTCGACGCTCTCAACCAGCCCGATCCCAACGAGGGCATCTTCGACCGGCTGGTGTCCAGCGCCATGTCCGGCATCCGCGTGCGTCCCGTCGGCAGCGTCGAGGGCGAAACGCCCGAAGCCGTCATCGCCCGGATCGAGGACAAGCTGAACAATGGCGATCTCAAGGGCGCCGCTTTGGAATGGGATGGGCTGCCGGACGCGGCCAAGCCTGTGGGCGAGGCCTACAAGGCCAAGCTCGACCAGCGTCTGCGGGTCGAAGCCGCGATCGATGCCGCCGTCGCTGCGACGATGGCTAAACCAGGCACGGAAGGCTGA